The following DNA comes from Firmicutes bacterium CAG:345.
CTTATTTAATTCAACATAAGGAACTGTGTGAGTGTTGACTTCAAGAGCTTCATTGATGACTTTAAGATTTAAGTCTTTTTCACGAATGCTGATGACTTGACCAACAGAAACTAAATAAGAAGGAATATCAACTCTCTTGCCATCGACAGTAATATGACCATGAGCAACAAGTTGACGAGCTCCACGACGTGTACGAGCAAATCCTAAACGGAAAACAAGGTTATCGAGACGAGTTTCAAGAATTCTCATGAAATTCAAACCAGTGACACCATGTTCTTTCTTTGCCATAATGTATAAACGTTGGAATTGACGTTCGGAAACACCATAAGTCATTCTAAGTTTTTGTTTTTCGGCAAGTTGAAGACCGTATTCAGATTTTTTCTTACGGCGATCGTTACCATGAGCACCTGGAGCATAATCACGTTTAGCGAGTTCGCGTCCAGTTTCAAGAGTAGAATAGCCGAGTCTACGAGAGACTTTCCAAGATGGACCTGTATATCTTGACATGTTTTTATTTCCTTTCTAGCAAGGCCTTAAATTCCATCACTCCGGGTGAATGACTTCACCATTAATAGCTGGGCTACTTTTCTGTCATTCATTGGACAAGTGAGTACTTAAGTGCTAACACATGCTTATCTATTGTAAAGTATTTTTATTTAAATGTAAAGTATTTTTTTTAAAAAAGACTGCTTTGTTATTAGCAGTCAATATATTTTATTTCTTTTCAATTTGTTCAAGAAGTTCAACAGCTCTTTTTAACAAGCCTTTTTCACTTTCAGCTTCTTCTTGAGCTTTCTTCAATGCTTCTTCTTTTTCTTTGGCAGCTTTTCTTTCATCGTTGATAGCTTTCATTTCTTCTTTTGTTTTGCCTTCTTTTCTAAGTTGTTTTTCTTCTTTTTTATCAATGAAAGGATACTTATCAGCTACAAAACCACGAGCATTCATGATAGATCTTAGAACAATAAATAATACAAAGGCAACGATTAAGAAATTGATAACTGCCATTATGAAATTACCATAATTCCAAGTTAATGCATCACCAGCACCTTCTACAGATTCTGGTCTTAAAACAATACATAAATTGGATAAATCTTGAACTGGGAAAAGCCAAACAATTAATGGCATAAGAATATCCTTAACTAAGGAATTAACAATAGCAGTAAAAGCTGAACCAATAATTACACCAACTGCCATATCTACAACATTTCCACGTGTTGCAAACTTTTTAAAATCTTGAAAAAACTTTTTCATACTACACCTCTTTTCTATTATACTATTTCATTTATTTTTTTTAATATTTTTTTGATGAAATCAAGAAAAAAGGGCTTTTTCAAGCCCAATTATTTTTTATTCGTATTCGACAACGTTAACCATTTTTAGTAAAGCTGCACGATCTTCTGGTGATGCTTTAACAGATAATGCTGCAGCAACGATTGGCATCCATTTTTGAACATATTGTAATGCTGTATCTGTTTTTTTGCAGAAAGCTTTCAAATAATATTCAGCTGAAGCCTTATCGCCTGTTAAAAGGAATTGAATATAAGTTGTTGCTGCATCTGCTGATGCATTTCCTTGTGTTGCATGTGCCCAGTCTAAGATATAATATTTTCCATTTTCATCGACAAGAACATTTGATGGATTAAAGTCGCCATGGCACAACTTATTGTGACGTGGAAGAGAATCTAAACGAACATGAAGCTCATATCTTACAGTAGCTTCTAAGCCACTATGTGATATTCTATCATTCATCTTGTCACGTAATTTTTTCAAATCTGAGCAAGATATTTTAGACATAGCCATTTGAAGTTCTACAAGTTTATCAATATATTTTTTCTTATTATCCGGATCATTTTTCATCAATGTTTCAATTGTATTTCCATTGATGTATTCCGTAGCAATTGCCCAATCTTCACCTTCATTATTTACATATAATAATTTCGGAACAGATAAGCCAGTTTCTTCAACTAAAGCATGAGAATAAGCTTCTTTAAGTACTTCAGATTTTTTGACAATATTATGATCAAATAATTTAATCAATTTATCGTCTTCACGATATATTTTTTTATTAGGACGAACTTTTAATAACTCTTTTTCTGCCATTTTTATTTTCTCCTTATCTATTATTTACCATAATAGGACTTTAAGTACAATTCTTTAATTTCAGAAATTAAAGGATAACGTGGGTTAGCAGCTGTACATTGATCGTTGAAGGCATCTTCACTCATTTGATCTAAAGATTGAAGGAATTGATCTTCTGGTACACCAAATTCTTGAATTGTCAATGGAATATCACATTCAACTTTAAGTTGATGAATAGCTTCAAGGAATTTATTAAATATCTCTTCATCATTCTTACCAGTAATGCCAATACCACGGGCAGCTTCAGCATATCTATGTAAAGAAACTGGATGATCATATTGTGGGAAAGTACCCATTTTTGTAGGTGCATCACAAGCGTTAAACTTCATAACATTTTCAAGGACTAAGCTAACAGCAATGCCATGAGGAATATGATGATAAGAACCAAGTTTATGTCCCATAGAGTGGCAAATTCCCAAGAAAGCATTTGCAAATGAAATACCAGCGATTGTAGCTGCATTTGCCATACCTTCACGAGCTTCTGGATCAGAAGCACCATTCTTATAGGCACGTGGTAAATATTTGAAAATCAATTTGATAGCTTCATTAGCCATTGCATCGGTATATGGAGAACTCATAATAGAAGCAATAGCTTCAATAGAGTGAACAAGAGCATCAATACCAGAAGCTTTTGTTAATCCTCTTGGAATATTTAACATTAAATCTGAATCGATAATTGCCATATCTGGTAATAATTCATAATCCGTTACTGGATATTTTGTACCATCATCTTGATCAGTAATGATTGCGAAAGGAGTAACTTCAGAGCCAGTACCTGCGGTTGTTGGAATTGCAACTAACATCGCTTTGCTTCCCATGTGTGGGAATTTATAAACTCTTTTACGAATATCCATGAAATCAAGAGCCATATCTCTGAAGTCAATTTCAGGATGTTCATATAAAACCCACATAATTTTTGCAGCATCCATTGGTGAACCACCACCGATAGCTATGATAGCATCTGGTTTAAAGTCAGCCATTTGACTAGCACCTAATTTAGCGCAGGCTAATGTTGGATCTGGAGCAACTTGGAAGAATGTCATATGTTCAATTCCTTGTTCATCCAAAATCTTTGTGATTCTCTTTGTAAATCCGCTTTGATATAAGAAGGAGTCTGTAACTATAAAGACTCTTTTGCGATGATATTCAGTTCCAAGTTCTGTTAAAGCTTCATGTAAGCAACCTGGTTTAAAATAAACTTTTTCAGGAAGTCGTAACCACAACATATTATTTCTCCTTTCAGCTACAACCTTAATATTTAATAAGTGTTTAATAGTGACATTTTCAGAAACTGAGTTACCACCCCAAGAACCACAGCCTAATGTCAAGCTAGGATTTAACATGAAGTTATATAAGTCACCAATACCACCTTGAGCAGCAGGAGTATTAACTAAAATACGGCATGTCTTCATACGTTTAGAAAGAACATCAATTTTTTCCTTTCCAACGATTTCATCAACATAAATACCAGAAGTATGGCCATAACCACCATCAGTTACTAATTTTTCAGCTTTATCAACAGCTTCTTCAAATGTTTTAGCCTTATACATAGCTAAAACTGGAGATAATTTTTCATGAGCAAATGGTTCGGAAAGTTCAACCCTTTCTACTTCACCAACCATAATACGGCTTGCTTCAGGAATTTCTACACCTGCCATCTTTGCAATAGTAACTGGTCTTTGACCAACAATTTTTGCATTGACAGAACCATTGATAATAATAGTTTCGCCAACTTTCTTAGTATCAGCTTTAGATAAGAAATATGCTCCACGTTTAATGAGTTCAGCTTTAAATGCAGAATAGATATCTGATAAGACAATAACACTTTGTTCAGAAGCACAAATCATACCATTATCAAAGCATTTAGACTGTATAACACTACTAGCAGCAAGTTCAATATTTGCTGTAGAATCAACAATAATAGGAGTATTACCAGGACCAACACCAATTGCAGGTTTACCTGAACTATAAGCAGCTTTAACCATGCCTGGACCACCAGTAGCTAGAATGCAATCACAGGAAGTCATAAGCATATTTGACAATTGAATAGATGGTTCATCAATCCAGCCGATAATATCTTCTGGAGCACCAGCTTTAACAGCTGCATCTAAAACAATTTTAGCAGCAGCAATAGTACATTTTTTAGCACGTGGATGTGGTGAGAAAATTAAACCATTACGAGTCTTTAAAGCAATTAAAGCCTTAAAGATAGCAGTAGATGTAGGATTAGTAGTTGGAACGATAGCAGCAAGAACGCCAATAGGTTCAGCAACTTTAATAAATCCCATATCATCGTTTCTTTCGATTTCATCACAAGTCTTTACATTCTTGTAATGATTATAGATATATTCAGCAGCAAAATGATTCTTGATTACTTTGTCTTCAACAATACCCATTCCAGTTTCTTCAACTGCCATTTTAGCAAGAGGAATACGTTGAGCATTAGCTGCTAAAGCAGCACGATAGAAAATTTCATCAACTTTTTCCTGGGAAAAGGTTGAAAATTCTTTTTGAGCAGCTTTAACTCTATTAAGAAGATCAATCAAGCTTTCTTCATCTTTAACAATAGTATTTTCTTTCATATGTTCTCCTTCTAAGACGTCTTAATTTTACAAGAAAGTAGTGTTTTGCGCAATATAATGCATTTTGAAAGCGTTTACTTTGCATACAATTGCACATTTTATGCGCATTTATCTAAATTTGAACTTTTTTTAAGCAAGCAATTTACTCAAAATAATAATCACTTATGATATTAGAAATACATCATAAATAAGTAGCAATTTATTAATTTACAAAAATATGCATTTTTTTGAAAAATAAATTGACCTTTCTTATAATCTGTTGTACAATACATTTGCGCTTTTGAAGAGCCGATTAAAAAGTGAAATTTTTTAAAAAAACTCTTGCAAAAGTAGTCAAAGCTTGGTATATTAATTAAGACGCTTTTTCAAGGAAGGGATGTTTAGCTCAGTCGGGAGAGCATCGCCTTTACACGGCGGGGGTCAGAGGTTCGAGCCCTCTAACATCCACCATTAGCGTTAAAGTTGGAGGAATAGCGAAGAGGCTAAACGCGGCAGACTGTAAATCTGTTCCTTCGGGTTCGGTGGTTCGAATCCACCTTCCTCCACCACTTTATTGGGGTATGGCCAAGCGGTAAGGCATCAGACTTTGACTCTGACATGCCCTGGTTCGAATCCAGGTACCCCAGCCATCGTTGTCCCGTTAGCTCAGTCGGTAGAGCACTTGACTTTTAATCAAGGGGCCATAAGTTCGAATCTTATACGGGACACCATTTTTTAATAATATCTTGCCCGGGTGGCGAAGTTGGTAGACGCACAGGACTTAAAATCCTGCGGTTGCGAGACCATACGGGTTCGACCCCCGTCCCGGGCACCATATTTTCACATATAGGGTTTAATACATACGTATTAAATCGATTTTTTATTTTTAGCACTTTCTAAGTGCCTTTTTTATTATTATTTTTTATGATAATATAGTTAAGTTATGAAAAAGTTATTTTCTTTTTTTCTCATTGTCCCATTTATAGGATATCTATTTAATAATATTCAACATTCTAAAAATGAAATTTCAAATATTAATGATATTCCAATTTCTTATGATGCACGTTTATTAAATGAAGTTACACCTGTTCGAGATCAAGGTGATACAAATTTGTGTTGGGCTTATTCTTCTATCAATGCTATCGAAACTTCTTTGCTCCATAATAAAACAATTGATGATAACTCCGCATTAATATTAAGCCCTACTTCCCTTGCTTATCATCGTTTTAAAAGAAATTCTGATCCTTTAGGAAATACTAATGGTGATTATCAAGAAATTAATTACCTTCAATCTTCAGGCTCACCGAGCTATTGTGCAACACTTCTTTCACAATGGTGTGGTCCTGTAAATGTTTCAACTCCAGCTAATCAAGATGCTTTTTTATCAAACGAATTTAGATTCGAAGAAAGTATACATATAAAAACAGATGATTTAAATCTTCAGGATTCAATAAAGAAAATTAAAGAAGCTATAATTGAATACGGAGCCGTTACTTTTTCTTACTATAATGCTCGTGAAACGTATTACTATAATCCTAAAGTAGATAAGCTCGATGGAGTAAGCCATGCTGTAACTATTATAGGATGGGATGATAACATTAAAGCCGATTCATTTGTACCAGGAGCAGCAACTCAAGATGGTGCTTGGCTTATTAAGAATAGTTATTCTTCTCTTCCTTATTTTTATCTATCATACGATAATACCAGTTCTAATATTTTCGCTTTTAAATTAGCTAATTTAAGAAAATATGATTTCAATTATTTTTATGATTCAAGTCTTGATGATGGACTTAGTTTTTCTATAAACGCAAAAACAGCTAGCAATATTTATCAAGCGAAAAAAGGTGATGCCGATAATGATGAATATATTAATGCTATTAATATTGGCATTCAAGGTCTTAATTCAACTGTAAAGGTTGAAATTTATACTGATGTCCAAGATACTTCAGATCCACGAAGTGGAATAAAAAAACTTGAACAAGAACAGATATTTGAAGACGAAGGTTATAGACTCCTTAAATTAAATACTCCTGTAAAAATAAATAAAAACAGTTTTTATAGCGTTATAGTTTCTATATCAAATGAAGAAAATAATGCAATTATCCTAGTATCTCCAGGATCTGGCATGTCATATAAATATAATGGAAATTATTGGACAAAATTAGGTGGTTATATATCCTATGTTGCTAGAATTAAAGCATTTACTTCATTAGTAAATAATGAAAAAATAGATATAAATAATGCTGAAGTTAATATGGAAAATGATAATTTCATCTATTCTTCTGCACCTATTATCCCCAAAATTTTTCTTTTCTTTAAAAACGAATTATTAGAAGAAAATAAAGATTATGAATTAACTTATTTAAACAACATCAATGCTGGCAAAGCTACTATATTAGTCAAAGGTATCGATGAATATTACGGAGAAAAAATAATCTACTTCGATATCGAAAAAAAAGACAAACCCGATTGTCCTATTAATAATATAATTATCTCTAACAACGAAAAATTTTTAAAGGATATTTCATTGCCAAATAATTATATTTGGAAAAATCCTGATTCTTTAATTCAAAATAAAGCTATTATTATTTATATCGGTAAAGATAAGGATAATTATTTTGATAATGAATTTGAAATATCTATAATAAAACAAATTTCTTCATCAAACAGTTCTCTTCCAAGCACTTCTTCAAGCACAAATATAATATCAAGTTCAACTTCATTTATTTCTTCATCAAATAGTATTAGCTCTTCTTTTACTCAACCAAATGATACATCATCTAGTCTATCTTCTTCTAATTTGTCTATTAGTTCAAATAGTCAATCATCAACATCTACATCATCACAACAAAATACATCACCTAGCATAGATAGTAAAAAACTAATTATTATTTTAATTTCTGGAATTATATCAATTACTGCTATTTTTTCCATTGTAATAATCATCACATTTAAAAAGGGCAAATAGAATATCTATTTGCCTTTATTTTGTGAATCTTCATCTGTTCTTGCCGAAGCTAAATAACTATCTAATACGTGTAGCAATTGTTTTTTTGCTTCAGCAATACTGACATTTTCAAGTTGAGTAGCAGCAGAAGAAAAATGTCCACCACCTTTTAATTTTTCCATAAGAATTTGACAATTTATCGTTCCATTGCTACGGGCTGAAATTTGAACACGATTTTCACTTATTCTTCCTATAGCAAAACAAGCGCTGATATCGCGAACTCCTAAAGCTTCTCTAGCTACAATAGAAAGCATGGTAGCATCAATTATGTCTGATTCATCCGCAGTACAAACAAAGACATCATAAAAAGGAGTTTCAGCTGTTCCCATAATTTTAGTTTTCATCAAAAATTCTTCATATTCCTCTTTGAAATAACTATCAGCTAATTCATTATCCGCCCCATTATTTTTCAAAAAAGATGAAGCTTCATAAGTAGCAGAACTAATATGCAATCTATAATGATTTGTATCGAGTAAAATACCGCAAAGCATCATAGTAGCATAACGAGGATCAAGCTCAATTTTCTGATGGTTATAAGCAATATATTCGGTAATTAATTCACAGGATGATGAAGCAGATGTATCGATTGAATTAAAAATAACATTTGGTAAAAAGTTTTCTGAACGACGATGGTGGTCGATAATTGCCACTCTAGTTCGTGGTTCAATTATATCGGGATACAATAAAATTTTAGGGTTATTACAATCAACAATAATTACTAAGGTATCTTCTGTATAAAATTCACTTGCCTTTTTAAAAGTAACAAAAATATTTGAAAATTCTTGTTGATCCTTAAATAAGTTTCTAACAGCTCTTTTAGCTTTTTTTTCAATAAATTGTTCTTCAAATATAATACGAGCATCAACATTCATAGCCTTAGCCATAGCATGAATGCCTAAACAAGCTCCTATGGCATCGAAATCAGCATTAGTATGTCCCATAATAAGAATATTACTAGCCTTACTTATCAAAGCTGTCAAAGACTGACTAATCGTTCTCAATTTAACGCGATTTCTAGAAACTCTCGATTCAGTTTTGCCACCGATAAATTCAAGATTTTGTGAAAACGGAGAAATAACTACTTGGTCTCCTCCACGGCTTAAGGCAACATCTAATGCTGATGAAGCTAATTCCATTAAACGGGAATAATCAGGAAAGCCGTATGCAATTCCTAATGATAAAGTATAACCATCTTCATAAGCATTTCTAACTTTGTCAACAATAGAAAATTTATCTTTATACATCTCTTGATAATTCTTTTTAGAACATACTAATAAATAAGTATCTTCTTTTAAACTGCGAATAAGAACTTGCTTTTCTGTAAAATAAGAAACTATCATTTTTCGTATCGAAGCTATCATATCGCTAATATCATCAGAATTAACATCAGAATAATTGTCGATAACTAATTGTCCAATAACAGGATATTGACTATCTGAATATTCTAATAATGATTCATATTTTGTAACATCTTTAAAAATGTACAAATTTAATTCACGAATTATCTTCACTTCATAAATATAATTTTGACAGGAAACTTTTACGCTAATATTCTCTTCTTTTTCTGGGTAAAGAATATATTGTCTCAATGCAGGAAATGCATCGGTTATTTTCTGATCAATATAGCTAATATTTCTATCTTCCAAAAAATCACTTCCCCAAATAATCGTATTTGATTCATCAGTTATAAGAATACCTATTTCACCAAAGTAATAAGCTTCTTGAATATCATTTCCCAAAATATCAGCTATTTTTTGATCTGTCCTTTTTTTCAAAATTCTTACTTTATTATTATAAGTAATAAAGAATATGCCTTGAATGATTAAGAACAAAATGCAAATTCCCATAAATACAAAATAATAGTATTCAAAATCAGGATATAACCATTTAGCAAAAAAAAGTACAATACCAATACCTAGAAGTTCGATAAGATTAATTACCGCATTTACCAAGCAGCTTTTTTTCAATAATTTATTCATTACAAAACACCTATATTTAGTATTATACTTTTATTCTAGTTTTATTTCTACTATTTATTTTTTTACCATTTATCCTGGGAAAAATCTGGAAATTCAACAATTATATCACTAGGTTTAGAATCACTATGAACATTCGTGAGCTTTCCTTCTGTTAAATCAATCCCGATTATTCCCATAATTTTTGTTGAAAAAGCAATCCTATCCAGATATTCTTTTTTAATTTCTTTATTTTCTTCAAAATATGTGGAAATCAAAAATCCAAAATTTAAATTTATATCATCTAAATTGAATTTAACTAAACTTGGACCATCAATTATCATCGAATAATTATAACTAGCATCTTCTGAAGAATCGTATTCATATTTTTTCAAAACATTTTCAAAATGAATAGGATCACATAATTCAAATGAAGAATCTCCATTTAAAATTGCATCGCTCAACGCATTTTTTATAGTATCACTACAATATAAAGTAGTATAAATAAAATCAATCAATTTATTTGGATCATTAGCTAATTCATCCGTGGTATAAGTTCTATACTCAGTCTTTTTTGTCCACCAATATTCAGAATATCTTTTAAGGTATATAGTTTTATTAACACCATCATAGTATATCCAAATTTTGCCTTTTCTAACGGCTACAACAATTCCACCTAAAGCTTTAACTTCTTCTTTAACATCAACAAATAAAGAAACTTTAGGAACCATATTGTCATCGAGTTGAATATCGACATCAACAGGAATTGATCCAAGTTTATATCCAATTAAATCCAATGCAACTTTAGCATTTAAACTATAAGACTTAATATTTGCACTATTAAAGAAAGTTTTAAACAATGTAGTAATGGAATTAAAATCATAATATCCATCTAAGCTCTGTGGTGAAGAAATTTCTGAGCTTTCATTATTTTCTGAATATATATCATCAAAATTGATATTTATATCAAATATTTCATCTTTTTTCGAATAAATATTAGTTACAGAAATACCAGAAACAAAATTAGAAGATGTAGAAATTGAAGCGTTGATATAAGAATTTGTTGCACCCTCAATCTTATTTCCTTCAGAATCTAAATTAGGATTAAAATCAGATATTGCTTCATAAAGCTTTTCAGCGTCTAAAATTACTTTTATGCTTTCAACACTAGATAAAGACTTAATTAATTCATTAATATTTAAACCCAATGGTTTCATTTCTGGAATAGAAGGAGTAAATACACCGGTATCAATTCCTTCAGTAACGCTATCTAATATTGATGATAATAAATCCGATTTTATACCCATGATATCAGTAACATAGCGTACTAATTGCAAAGTTTCTTTAACTGAAATATAGAATTTAAGATTTGAATTATAGGTAACGTAAATAACATTATCAACAATTGTTAATTCGACATTATATTCTAAATTATTCTTAATGTCAGCAACATTAGCTTTAGCCATTAATTTTATATTTTTTACATCATTGATATCTAATTTGACTTCAGCATTATAATTGAAATTACTTTCACCTTTTTCTTTAACAATACCATTTGCATTGAATGAGAAGGTCTTATTATTCAAAAATTTTATAACATTCTTCAAACTTTTTATAATATTGCTTAAATCTTCTTTTCTTGCCCAAGAATCATCAACAAGTATATCAGTGATATTTGCATTTGTTTTGGTTAAAGATACTTTTCTAATAATATCCATTGATGACACTTCAATTTTATCGGTTGAAATTGAAAAATCAATTTTTCCTATAACTGGTAAAACACTGCTAAAATCAGCACTCATCTTCAAATCAGAAGACCAATATATACTATTTATAATATCGGCAAAATTAATAGAACTTAAAGAAATATCATTTGATTCAGATCTATTTTTAAATACTGAACTTATCTTTTCAATTCCAGAAGTAAAATCACCATTAGTAAGCAAGATAAATCCTTCTTTTAAAATATCTAAATCAAGATTTTTATAATCGAGATCAAAGGCAACTTCAACTTCTTGTAAAATTTGGAAAAGCTCATCGATAGTAAGTACATATTTAACATTTCCAAGATCAATATAGAAATAATCACCAATTTTAGAAACATTAATCAATATATTAAAATCAGAACAATAGATATTCAATCCTTTAACTTCAAAATCAAATTTATTATTCAAATCAAAATTAACAGTTCCTGAAATATCATATTTGTCATATTTTCCTTCAAATTCAATAGAATATTTCTTATTATCAATTAAATCTTTTATTCCATTTATGAAAGAAGATAATTCATCTAAATCATGATAATCTCTATCTTCAATAATAAAATCCTTTTTATTTGCCGAAGTTAAAGAAATAGAACCAATATTATCTAAAACAACAGAAAGATTAGATTTTTTATCATCAAACACTATTTTAATGTCATTTAAGAAATCTTTATTTAAAAAGTCTAAATTCAAATCAATTGCAAAATGATCTTCATCAGCTTCTAAATTATTAAATATAGAATTAAACTTATCTAAAATAATATTAACATCTAAATCTTTAGATTCAAATTCTTCCTTTAATTTCAATAAGAGATTATCAACAGTATCAGAAAAATATACTCCGTTGCCTAAACAAATATAAACTTTATTATCTTTTATCTTTAATGTGAGATAAGTAGATGATGTTTTATCTATCAATTCAACATTAATATCAGCCTCTAACCCATTTTCAAAATTTAAATAACTTTCCAATACTTTAATTTCCAAATCACTATCTTTAATACTTACATTGAAGCTGCCTTCAATTCTATAAGATTTTCTTGATAATAAGTCAGCAAAATTTAAAATTGTTGAAGTTTTCAAATTGTCTAATGAAGTAGTGTCAAAATAAGAACTCTCATCGGTAACATGGACATATTCATTATTGAGACCATAAGCATATTCCAAAGAATTATTATCATAATTTAAATTGAGTAAATTATTTTTTAAATTCCAAACAACATCAATATCTTTTTCGTTTAAAGTAAATTTTAAGTCAAATATTTCATCAGCAAATTTGATTTCATTTATTAAGTCTTTCAAGTCAACTTTTTGACCCGAGGATAATTTAGATAACTCTTGGAAAATAACTTTTAAGTCAAAATTATTATTTTGAACCATTTCTAATAAAACATTAACAAATGGAATATCAATATTATTAGCTTTTAAAAAGGCATCTAAGAAAATTGTAATAGAATTTAAACTACCTTTTATCTTTGCATCATTAATGTTTAAATAAAAAATACCTTCTTCAACATTTAATGAAATTTTAATATTTTCAAGTTCAGCAGATAAATAAATATTATTATCTTCAACTACATAAAAACCATTAACAGTTATTTCTTTTTCATCAATTTTACCAGTAAACTTAAATGAAGAATTTTTGACACCAGAAACAATTTCATCAATTTCTGAAATCAGACAATCAATATTTCCAAAATCCAAGTAATCTTCATTTTTGTTAAAATCAAAATTAAGGTTTCTCTTCAATAAAATTGTAGCTTCAATATTTTGATTACAGACAACTATTTTATTTTCCAAAGGCAATAACTTAGTCTCAGCAGAAATAAAAGGTATATAAAGTTTAACTTCATCATCTGCAAAGTTCAAAGAATTTAAGATTTCATTTATAGAAACGTTAAATTCTGAAGTATTTATATTGAACGAAATATCATATTTTTCTAAAAGAGACTTTAATTTGTTAACTAGATCAATAGCCTCTTCTTTTGTTAATTTAGTTTTAATCTTATCTGATAAATTAAAATATATTTCATTATTCTCATAATAGAAACCAGCTGTTCCAGATATATTTTTAAGACTGAAATCAACATTTCCTTGAATGCGATTCTTATTTAAATCAATCAAAGCAGTTCCAGAAATTGAATTATCCTCTTTTGTATATTTGAAATTTGTCTCAAATTTTCTAACAGAAAAGAAATCCATACCCATGTTGATAAGACTATTAAGTTTTTCAAAAGAAATATATTCTTTATTTTCTAATTCAAAATCAAAATTATCTGTTGGAACTAAAGTTAATTTTCCTTTATTCCCAAAAGAAACATTAAATTGACTATTACCAAATAAATATTCCAAATTTAGTTCATCATCAATCTTATATTGCATTAAATCTAAAGAAATACTTATTTTCTCATTTGAAGTAACTATTTCAGAAAACAAATTATTTAAAGTTGGAATTAATTCTTCTTTCAATTTTTTCAAATCTA
Coding sequences within:
- a CDS encoding unknown (no significant homology to UniProt); translated protein: MKNRAKLSITALILTMTTLTGCGLGNMVFHFPNNGNSSAYDIESPELQNKFLTRPKDESKPSDYVGDNIVDNLYIAAGVLKDTLYWSSEASGKAIASVGPIPYNQDVYSKRIINNDENHEWFFQTNTISAFVKKSEQRFGNSNSYLNRQGSNPSLEGATYSKDNIIAFSKKDYLEQYGNTSNGLCNYVLNDYSVTSGSIIDTQDGLYTFKYTLNPEYASAKYIREVKYMSGSTDYPTFTKSELEIVIDDNWVLKSIKTTDVYSISILGGLVCSSELSEDFSYSDSYQVIPEKEDFKAKFGMVDNNITIEKTALDYLTDAAEPFIASDGTPINIQGDFNVNDSSLPIYVSCDLANKDIKISFDDSLNIYYKNEMAYLLCGENLNFAIKKDEVMNLIKHYNSNFSESGIDFSSLLESDFVSSLMENMVMSKDENNITISLSKDGLLADIHLVVDENDKASFDYIELSYLKDKNNIHGNIKLFTPSHTFKKLPDNLHEFTNLNGLADSIDIFVDKKAFEGTISYELSQNVAISGDYKFDFKDKNNAHGFANLKLKVKDEIIPIGLNLSKNYLVLKLSDNEFKMTIDEFKNLLFNIISKSGLDLDDAIDGISSFKLDLKKLKEELIPTLNNLFSEIVTSNEKISISLDLMQYKIDDELNLEYLFGNSQFNVSFGNKGKLTLVPTDNFDFELENKEYISFEKLNSLINMGMDFFSVRKFETNFKYTKEDNSISGTALIDLNKNRIQGNVDFSLKNISGTAGFYYENNEIYFNLSDKIKTKLTKEEAIDLVNKLKSLLEKYDISFNINTSEFNVSINEILNSLNFADDEVKLYIPFISAETKLLPLENKIVVCNQNIEATILLKRNLNFDFNKNEDYLDFGNIDCLISEIDEIVSGVKNSSFKFTGKIDEKEITVNGFYVVEDNNIYLSAELENIKISLNVEEGIFYLNINDAKIKGSLNSITIFLDAFLKANNIDIPFVNVLLEMVQNNNFDLKVIFQELSKLSSGQKVDLKDLINEIKFADEIFDLKFTLNEKDIDVVWNLKNNLLNLNYDNNSLEYAYGLNNEYVHVTDESSYFDTTSLDNLKTSTILNFADLLSRKSYRIEGSFNVSIKDSDLEIKVLESYLNFENGLEADINVELIDKTSSTYLTLKIKDNKVYICLGNGVYFSDTVDNLLLKLKEEFESKDLDVNIILDKFNSIFNNLEADEDHFAIDLNLDFLNKDFLNDIKIVFDDKKSNLSVVLDNIGSISLTSANKKDFIIEDRDYHDLDELSSFINGIKDLIDNKKYSIEFEGKYDKYDISGTVNFDLNNKFDFEVKGLNIYCSDFNILINVSKIGDYFYIDLGNVKYVLTIDELFQILQEVEVAFDLDYKNLDLDILKEGFILLTNGDFTSGIEKISSVFKNRSESNDISLSSINFADIINSIYWSSDLKMSADFSSVLPVIGKIDFSISTDKIEVSSMDIIRKVSLTKTNANITDILVDDSWARKEDLSNIIKSLKNVIKFLNNKTFSFNANGIVKEKGESNFNYNAEVKLDINDVKNIKLMAKANVADIKNNLEYNVELTIVDNVIYVTYNSNLKFYISVKETLQLVRYVTDIMGIKSDLLSSILDSVTEGIDTGVFTPSIPEMKPLGLNINELIKSLSSVESIKVILDAEKLYEAISDFNPNLDSEGNKIEGATNSYINASISTSSNFVSGISVTNIYSKKDEIFDININFDDIYSENNESSEISSPQSLDGYYDFNSITTLFKTFFNSANIKSYSLNAKVALDLIGYKLGSIPVDVDIQLDDNMVPKVSLFVDVKEEVKALGGIVVAVRKGKIWIYYDGVNKTIYLKRYSEYWWTKKTEYRTYTTDELANDPNKLIDFIYTTLYCSDTIKNALSDAILNGDSSFELCDPIHFENVLKKYEYDSSEDASYNYSMIIDGPSLVKFNLDDINLNFGFLISTYFEENKEIKKEYLDRIAFSTKIMGIIGIDLTEGKLTNVHSDSKPSDIIVEFPDFSQDKW